One part of the Tolypothrix sp. NIES-4075 genome encodes these proteins:
- the moaC gene encoding cyclic pyranopterin monophosphate synthase MoaC, whose translation MTQDKFLENSGLTHLDPQGQAQMVDVSSKAATIRQAVATANVRMLSETFAAIEAGNVPKGDVLATARLAGIMAAKQTSALIPLCHPLPLQKIEVQIVPHPQLPGYQIYATVKTKAETGVEMEALTAVSVAALTLYDMAKALEKSIQIESIRLVSKMGGKSGDYSQPG comes from the coding sequence ATGACGCAAGACAAATTTTTAGAGAATTCTGGCTTAACTCATCTAGACCCTCAGGGACAGGCGCAGATGGTAGATGTATCTAGCAAAGCAGCCACAATTCGCCAAGCCGTAGCCACAGCCAACGTGCGGATGTTGAGCGAAACCTTCGCCGCTATTGAAGCCGGAAATGTTCCCAAAGGCGATGTATTGGCAACTGCGAGGTTAGCAGGCATTATGGCAGCTAAACAGACATCTGCTTTAATTCCCCTGTGTCATCCCTTGCCACTGCAAAAAATTGAAGTGCAGATTGTACCCCATCCGCAACTACCTGGTTATCAAATTTATGCCACAGTCAAAACCAAAGCGGAAACAGGGGTAGAGATGGAAGCTTTAACTGCCGTTTCGGTTGCGGCTCTAACGTTGTACGATATGGCAAAAGCTTTAGAAAAGTCGATTCAAATTGAATCAATTCGGCTGGTCAGTAAGATGGGCGGCAAATCAGGTGATTATTCTCAGCCTGGTTGA
- a CDS encoding MFS transporter codes for MKLFRTFHAPMGRNLLILFTAGLLFWSSMGSLLPTLPLYVEHVGATKQQIGIVMGSFAIGLLLSRSWLGKTADRRGRKIVLLIGTLVAAIAPFGLLVVKSIPLLILLRVFHGISIAAFTTGYLALVADLSDETNRGEVIGYMSLVTPIGLAIGPAIGGYLQAGAGYTALFVCAAALGGLAALCILPVVNPPVKTTEPSENNNSQLWRILISPRVRIPAVVMLLIGLAFGNLHTFAPLYIKSTGVDLNAGLFYTAGAIASFSVRLFTGRASDRFGRGLFITISLVVYTIAMLLLWKANSAEQFLFAAIIEGAGAGTLMPMISTIVADRALPQERGRIFAVCLTGLDVGIAIASPVFGSIAELVGYRDMFSYAALIVFLAFVIFITMSSKDLANSLRFAIGRTPDVYALK; via the coding sequence GTGAAACTATTTCGCACATTTCATGCTCCAATGGGGCGTAACTTGCTCATTTTATTTACAGCAGGTTTATTATTCTGGTCTAGTATGGGTTCGTTACTACCAACGCTACCGCTTTACGTTGAGCATGTGGGCGCAACCAAGCAGCAAATTGGCATTGTTATGGGTAGTTTTGCCATCGGATTGTTGCTATCTCGTTCTTGGTTGGGAAAGACGGCGGATCGGCGAGGTCGTAAAATTGTCTTGCTCATCGGTACACTAGTAGCAGCGATCGCACCTTTTGGTCTTTTGGTAGTAAAATCGATTCCTTTATTGATATTGCTGCGTGTTTTTCACGGCATTAGTATTGCTGCTTTTACCACCGGCTATTTAGCGCTGGTTGCAGACTTGTCAGATGAAACAAATCGCGGTGAAGTCATTGGTTACATGAGTTTGGTAACTCCAATCGGTTTGGCAATCGGACCTGCTATCGGCGGTTATTTACAAGCTGGGGCTGGTTATACGGCGTTATTTGTCTGTGCAGCCGCATTGGGTGGATTGGCAGCGTTATGTATCTTACCAGTTGTTAATCCACCAGTCAAAACTACTGAACCGAGTGAAAATAACAATAGTCAACTATGGCGAATTTTGATTAGTCCGAGAGTGAGAATCCCGGCTGTAGTCATGTTGTTGATTGGCTTGGCTTTTGGTAATTTGCATACTTTTGCACCGTTGTATATCAAGTCAACGGGAGTCGATTTGAATGCAGGATTGTTTTACACGGCGGGAGCGATCGCTAGTTTTAGTGTACGCTTATTTACGGGTAGAGCAAGCGATCGCTTTGGTCGTGGTTTATTTATAACCATCAGCTTAGTTGTTTACACTATAGCGATGTTACTGCTGTGGAAAGCAAATAGCGCCGAACAATTCTTATTTGCAGCAATTATTGAAGGTGCTGGTGCTGGTACTCTCATGCCGATGATTTCCACAATCGTAGCCGATCGCGCCTTGCCGCAAGAAAGAGGGCGGATATTTGCTGTATGTCTTACGGGATTAGATGTGGGGATAGCGATCGCAAGTCCAGTTTTCGGTTCGATTGCAGAACTTGTAGGCTACCGCGATATGTTTAGTTACGCTGCTTTGATAGTTTTCTTAGCATTTGTGATTTTCATCACCATGTCTAGCAAAGACTTAGCCAATTCTTTACGGTTTGCGATCGGTCGCACTCCAGATGTCTACGCCTTAAAATAA